Proteins from one Thiobacter sp. AK1 genomic window:
- a CDS encoding DUF192 domain-containing protein, translated as MPRELLINGKVLRLHVADRFLARARGLLWRRLSREEGLLIVPCAAVHTFGMAYAIDAVFLDAQQRIRKIVAPLPPWRIAVCPSSRAVLELSAGQAEALGLEVGQSLTVLGEAGRP; from the coding sequence ATGCCACGCGAACTGCTCATCAACGGGAAGGTGCTGCGGTTGCACGTGGCCGACCGCTTCCTCGCCCGCGCCCGTGGCCTGCTTTGGCGCCGCCTCAGCCGGGAAGAGGGCCTGCTCATCGTCCCCTGCGCCGCGGTGCACACCTTCGGCATGGCCTATGCCATCGACGCGGTGTTCCTGGATGCCCAGCAGCGCATCCGCAAAATCGTCGCGCCGCTGCCCCCGTGGCGCATCGCCGTCTGCCCAAGTAGCCGCGCGGTACTGGAGCTTTCGGCGGGGCAGGCGGAGGCGCTCGGGCTCGAGGTGGGCCAAAGCCTGACGGTTCTGGGCGAGGCGGGCCGGCCATGA
- a CDS encoding type II secretion system F family protein, with the protein MAAAATSSLIVAGVGLLTGLSVGLVGWQLSRAVVEVPPEDRTYLDPPPPAFRLLWWPIQWVAYYLGPLLPLRQRQRLLVQLRLAGLDYALSPEQLIAQRLLASLLGGLLLWWIAGSFRAANSLGFGLLGALLGYALMHAWFRDRIALRRRETLKTLPFFLDLITLCVEAGLNLTGAFQQAVAKGPAGPLRDELKRVLRDIRAGKPRVDALRTFADRLNEPAVASLVSALIQGEAMGMNLGPILRAQAEQRRVERFVRAEKAAMEAPVKLLFPLIFFIFPCTFLILLFPIIVRFLQMGL; encoded by the coding sequence ATGGCCGCAGCGGCGACCTCCTCCCTGATCGTGGCTGGCGTGGGGCTGCTCACCGGGCTGTCGGTGGGCCTCGTGGGTTGGCAACTGTCGCGCGCCGTCGTCGAGGTGCCGCCGGAAGACCGCACCTATCTCGACCCGCCGCCGCCCGCCTTCCGCCTGCTGTGGTGGCCCATCCAGTGGGTGGCCTATTACCTGGGGCCGCTGCTGCCGCTGCGCCAGCGCCAGCGCCTGCTGGTGCAGCTGCGGCTCGCCGGCCTCGACTATGCGCTGTCGCCGGAACAACTCATCGCCCAGCGCCTGCTCGCCAGCTTGCTCGGCGGACTGCTTTTGTGGTGGATCGCCGGTTCCTTCCGGGCCGCCAACTCCCTGGGCTTCGGCCTGCTGGGCGCGCTGCTGGGCTACGCCCTGATGCATGCCTGGTTCCGTGACCGCATCGCGCTGCGGCGGCGCGAGACCCTGAAGACTCTGCCGTTCTTCCTGGACCTCATCACCCTCTGTGTGGAGGCTGGCCTCAACCTCACCGGCGCCTTCCAGCAGGCGGTGGCCAAGGGCCCGGCAGGCCCCCTGCGCGACGAACTGAAGCGGGTGTTGCGAGACATCCGCGCCGGCAAGCCGCGGGTGGATGCACTGCGCACCTTCGCCGACCGGCTCAACGAGCCCGCGGTGGCGAGCCTGGTATCCGCCCTGATCCAGGGCGAAGCCATGGGCATGAACCTGGGGCCCATCCTGCGCGCCCAGGCGGAGCAGCGGCGGGTCGAGCGCTTCGTGCGCGCCGAGAAGGCGGCCATGGAGGCGCCGGTGAAGCTGCTGTTTCCGCTCATCTTCTTCATCTTCCCATGCACCTTCCTGATCCTGCTGTTCCCCATCATCGTCCGCTTCCTGCAAATGGGGTTGTGA
- a CDS encoding type II secretion system F family protein, producing the protein MSGAVFGIVVGIGMAVALLAWAAFDIGVVAVARYREAFTQRAHFSLRELFLFVDPTHLFIANIALILLAGIGVWVASGLFLLGVAAAVGAAILPRLILRKLRERRLHAIEQQLPDALLVIAGGLRAGVSLSHALQQLVRETRPPVSQEFELVLREQRLGVALDQSLENLARRVPLQSVTLFVSAMRIANETGGSLAEALERAAQTLRSKIAMEGKIRALTAQGKLQAWVVGLLPVFLFLALSKLEPAAMSLLWTTRMGWGTIAVVVLLEFFGVVLIRKIVAIDV; encoded by the coding sequence ATGAGCGGCGCCGTGTTCGGCATCGTTGTCGGGATCGGAATGGCGGTTGCGCTACTGGCGTGGGCCGCCTTCGACATCGGCGTGGTGGCCGTCGCCCGCTACCGCGAGGCCTTCACCCAACGCGCCCATTTCAGCCTGCGCGAGCTGTTCCTGTTCGTGGACCCCACGCACCTCTTCATCGCCAACATCGCCCTGATTCTGCTCGCCGGCATCGGAGTCTGGGTGGCGAGCGGCCTGTTCCTGCTGGGGGTGGCGGCGGCGGTGGGGGCGGCGATTCTGCCGCGGCTCATCCTGCGCAAGCTGCGTGAGCGGCGTCTGCACGCCATCGAACAGCAGTTGCCGGATGCGCTGCTGGTGATCGCGGGGGGTCTGCGCGCCGGTGTCAGCCTGAGCCACGCCCTGCAGCAGCTGGTGCGCGAGACGCGACCGCCGGTTTCTCAGGAGTTCGAGCTGGTGCTGCGCGAGCAGCGGCTGGGTGTGGCCCTGGACCAATCCCTGGAGAACCTGGCGCGGCGCGTGCCGCTGCAGTCGGTGACGCTGTTCGTGTCCGCCATGCGCATCGCCAACGAGACCGGCGGCAGCCTCGCCGAAGCCCTGGAGCGTGCCGCGCAGACGCTGCGCAGCAAGATCGCCATGGAGGGCAAGATTCGCGCCCTCACCGCGCAGGGCAAGCTGCAGGCCTGGGTCGTCGGTCTGCTGCCGGTGTTCCTGTTTCTCGCCTTGAGCAAGCTGGAACCTGCTGCCATGAGTCTGCTGTGGACCACGCGCATGGGCTGGGGGACGATCGCGGTGGTCGTGCTGCTGGAGTTCTTCGGCGTCGTGCTCATCCGCAAGATCGTTGCCATCGACGTGTAA
- a CDS encoding ATPase, T2SS/T4P/T4SS family, with translation MFSVTITDSDGTTVETAVNANEALLGRGRHCAVQLAGWRIGREHARLLRAGGGLYIEDLGQLAGTWVNGARVVRHGPLDFADEIVIGGYRIRVKDRQPAEAPVAAEARERATLEYATPSDATPTPTQPHNLDAAAIQGRYLWRKRIHERLLDTIDLRRRDLTRMTEAELRKETESLVRELIEADPELPPTLDRDALLKEVLNEAIGLGPLEELLADEGVTEIMVNRFDQIYVERNGRLEPYPLSFTSDRAVMGVIERIVAPIGRRIDESSPMVDARLKDGSRVNAIIPPLALKGPTLTIRKFAQRRLTIDDLLAYGSLSAAMGAFLRVCVEQRKNIVVSGGTGSGKTTFLNVLSNFIPDGERVITIEDAAELKLHHANLVSLEARPANLEGRGQVTIRDLVRNALRMRPDRIVVGECRGGEALDMLQAMNTGHDGSLTTLHANSPRDALARLETLVLMAGMDLPLMAIREQIASAVDIIVQQTRFACGARKVTSISEVTGMEGGTIQLQELFRFEQHGYGDDGGVRGRFVAGGIVPSFYEELRARGATLDLSMFDGGEQP, from the coding sequence ATGTTCAGTGTGACCATCACCGACAGCGACGGCACCACGGTGGAGACCGCCGTGAATGCCAACGAGGCCCTGCTGGGCCGGGGCAGGCATTGCGCGGTGCAGCTTGCCGGCTGGCGCATCGGGCGCGAGCACGCGCGGCTGCTGCGCGCTGGCGGCGGCTTGTATATCGAGGATTTGGGGCAGTTGGCGGGCACCTGGGTGAATGGTGCACGCGTGGTGCGCCACGGGCCGCTGGACTTCGCCGATGAGATCGTCATCGGCGGCTACCGCATCCGCGTGAAGGACCGGCAGCCGGCCGAGGCACCCGTGGCAGCCGAAGCCCGGGAGCGCGCGACCCTCGAGTACGCCACGCCCAGCGACGCCACGCCCACGCCCACCCAACCACACAATCTGGACGCAGCGGCCATCCAGGGTCGCTACCTCTGGCGCAAACGCATTCACGAGCGCCTGCTGGATACCATCGACCTGCGGCGACGTGATCTCACGCGCATGACCGAAGCCGAGCTGCGCAAGGAAACCGAAAGCCTGGTGCGGGAGCTGATCGAGGCCGATCCCGAACTGCCGCCAACGCTGGATCGCGACGCCCTGCTCAAGGAGGTCCTCAACGAAGCCATCGGACTGGGGCCGCTGGAAGAACTGCTGGCGGACGAGGGCGTGACCGAGATCATGGTCAACCGCTTCGATCAGATTTACGTGGAGCGCAACGGCCGGCTGGAGCCGTATCCGCTGTCCTTCACCAGCGACCGCGCGGTGATGGGGGTGATCGAGCGCATCGTGGCGCCCATCGGGCGGCGCATCGATGAATCCTCGCCCATGGTGGACGCACGCCTGAAGGACGGTTCCCGGGTCAATGCCATCATCCCGCCGCTGGCGCTGAAGGGGCCGACCCTCACCATCCGCAAATTCGCCCAGCGCCGGCTGACCATCGACGACCTGCTGGCCTATGGCTCCCTTTCCGCCGCCATGGGCGCCTTCCTGCGCGTTTGCGTCGAGCAGCGCAAGAACATCGTCGTCTCCGGGGGTACCGGCTCGGGCAAGACCACTTTCCTCAACGTCCTTTCCAACTTCATCCCGGACGGCGAGCGGGTCATCACTATCGAGGATGCGGCCGAGCTCAAGCTGCACCATGCCAACCTGGTGTCGCTGGAAGCGCGTCCCGCCAACCTCGAAGGACGGGGGCAGGTGACGATTCGCGACCTGGTCCGGAACGCGCTGCGCATGCGGCCGGATCGCATCGTGGTGGGCGAGTGCCGCGGCGGCGAAGCCCTGGACATGCTGCAGGCCATGAACACCGGCCACGACGGCTCCCTCACCACGCTGCATGCCAACAGTCCCCGCGACGCACTGGCGCGGCTGGAAACCCTGGTGCTGATGGCCGGCATGGACCTGCCGCTCATGGCCATCCGCGAGCAGATCGCCAGTGCCGTGGACATCATCGTGCAGCAGACGCGCTTTGCCTGCGGCGCGCGCAAGGTCACCAGCATCAGCGAAGTCACCGGCATGGAAGGCGGCACCATCCAGCTGCAGGAGCTCTTCAGATTCGAGCAGCATGGCTATGGCGATGATGGGGGTGTGCGTGGGCGCTTCGTCGCCGGCGGCATCGTGCCGAGCTTCTACGAGGAACTGCGGGCGCGCGGCGCCACGCTGGACCTGTCGATGTTCGACGGCGGAGAGCAGCCATGA
- a CDS encoding type II and III secretion system protein family protein, with protein sequence MFKPVFFLFVPLALFLQVANAAAAPAPKAPKVRALDTPAAGAQEPAEIEMFVGETRVMPQTNAARLAVGNGAVLSASVLDDREILLIANQAGASSLYIWTKNGRSRKLKITVLPSDMSRVLNEIVDVLVGIPNAKVRRVGDKVIVEGDDLSDADLAKIDELAKRYPQIINFTNRLGWEKMVVMDVKVMELPTNVLREIGLKWSSTGGVAVGGVWGPIRRGDGPYQINVLAGQNNPPPITTPGGGPLPVPSGLNILSLVNLGLNAQLNLLVQNGVAALLAEPTLSARSGSKATFLAGGEFPYEVSNINGTTVLFREYGIRLSIEPRVDHKGVIRAKVSSEVSNIDASVVTRAGPALSTRKTETEFNVIQGQTIVLSGLLSRETSNQVDKVPFLGDIPILGALFKSKRYQKRETELVVFVTPMVTTPDDPALTAFKESVQKKVEEVSHSPTAAPAEATRGFDDF encoded by the coding sequence ATGTTCAAACCCGTTTTTTTCCTGTTTGTCCCGCTTGCGTTATTCCTTCAGGTCGCGAACGCCGCCGCCGCGCCGGCGCCCAAGGCGCCTAAGGTGCGTGCCCTCGATACGCCGGCAGCGGGGGCACAGGAACCTGCCGAGATCGAAATGTTCGTGGGCGAGACCCGCGTGATGCCCCAGACCAATGCCGCCCGGCTGGCCGTGGGTAATGGCGCGGTGCTGTCCGCATCGGTGCTCGACGACCGTGAGATTCTCCTGATCGCCAACCAGGCTGGCGCGTCCAGCCTCTACATCTGGACCAAGAACGGGCGCAGCCGCAAGCTCAAGATCACCGTGCTGCCCAGCGACATGTCGCGGGTGCTCAACGAGATCGTCGATGTCTTGGTCGGCATTCCCAATGCCAAGGTGCGCCGGGTGGGCGACAAGGTGATCGTCGAAGGCGACGACCTGAGCGACGCCGACCTGGCCAAGATCGACGAACTGGCCAAGCGCTATCCACAGATCATCAATTTCACCAACCGCCTGGGCTGGGAAAAGATGGTCGTGATGGACGTCAAGGTGATGGAACTGCCGACCAACGTCCTGCGCGAGATCGGGCTCAAGTGGAGCAGCACCGGCGGCGTGGCCGTGGGCGGGGTATGGGGCCCCATCCGCCGCGGCGACGGGCCGTACCAGATCAACGTGCTGGCGGGACAAAACAACCCCCCGCCCATCACCACGCCCGGCGGCGGTCCGCTGCCCGTTCCGTCCGGCCTCAACATTCTGTCCCTGGTCAACCTGGGCCTGAACGCCCAGCTCAACCTGCTGGTGCAGAACGGGGTCGCGGCCCTGCTGGCCGAGCCAACCCTGTCCGCGCGCAGTGGCTCCAAGGCGACCTTCCTCGCCGGCGGCGAATTCCCTTACGAGGTCAGCAATATCAACGGCACCACGGTGCTGTTTCGCGAATACGGCATCAGGCTCAGCATCGAGCCCCGCGTGGACCACAAGGGCGTGATCCGCGCCAAGGTGAGCAGCGAGGTGAGCAACATCGACGCCTCGGTGGTGACCCGCGCCGGTCCGGCCCTGAGCACGCGCAAGACGGAGACCGAGTTCAACGTCATCCAGGGCCAGACCATCGTCCTGAGCGGGCTGCTCTCCCGCGAGACCTCGAACCAGGTGGACAAAGTGCCGTTCCTGGGTGACATCCCCATCCTCGGTGCCCTGTTCAAGTCCAAGCGTTACCAGAAACGGGAGACCGAACTGGTGGTGTTCGTAACGCCCATGGTCACGACACCCGATGACCCCGCGCTCACGGCTTTCAAGGAATCGGTGCAGAAGAAGGTGGAGGAGGTCAGTCATTCCCCCACTGCGGCGCCCGCCGAAGCGACACGTGGTTTCGACGACTTCTGA
- the cpaB gene encoding Flp pilus assembly protein CpaB, whose translation MKLKIQRSWLIFAVAGILGIGAALLAMRYLNQRVAEIEARGKQAVRKVVVAKQDLQKGAALTPETVAVREVPAEWAHSDAITPAQFDRAANAVLAYPAMKGEAILWAQLEGEKAPSFSARLTPGRRAITVPVDEVSSLSGMLQPGDLIDIVVNVRKDNRNITFALLQGVTVLAAGNRVTPGPEGDGARTQSFTTVTLETTPEDAQRIIAAREVGKITALLRAPGDTAEISRSKRDAFALLGLSEQAIETAGGVPVIYGGAGHKLGDVPQLRLGPAGRSAGNGEALADAVRALDMSGGVSPSRHAP comes from the coding sequence GTGAAGCTCAAAATCCAACGTTCCTGGCTCATCTTCGCTGTCGCCGGGATTCTCGGCATCGGCGCGGCGCTTTTGGCCATGCGCTACCTCAACCAGCGCGTCGCGGAAATCGAGGCCCGTGGCAAGCAGGCCGTGCGCAAGGTGGTGGTGGCGAAGCAGGATCTGCAGAAAGGTGCCGCGCTGACGCCCGAGACCGTGGCGGTGCGCGAAGTGCCCGCCGAATGGGCCCACTCCGATGCCATCACCCCCGCCCAGTTCGACCGCGCGGCCAACGCGGTGCTGGCCTACCCGGCAATGAAGGGGGAGGCCATTTTGTGGGCACAGCTCGAAGGGGAAAAGGCGCCCAGTTTCTCGGCCCGGCTGACCCCGGGACGGCGCGCCATCACCGTGCCGGTGGACGAGGTGAGTTCGCTGTCCGGGATGCTGCAGCCGGGCGATCTCATCGACATCGTAGTCAACGTGCGCAAAGACAACCGCAACATCACTTTCGCGCTGCTGCAGGGTGTCACCGTCCTCGCCGCCGGAAACCGGGTGACCCCCGGGCCCGAAGGCGATGGGGCGCGCACACAGAGTTTCACTACCGTCACGCTGGAGACGACGCCGGAGGACGCCCAGCGCATCATCGCCGCGCGCGAGGTGGGCAAGATCACCGCATTGCTGCGGGCGCCGGGCGATACGGCGGAAATCTCGCGCAGCAAGCGCGATGCCTTTGCGTTGCTGGGCCTGTCCGAGCAGGCCATCGAGACGGCCGGCGGGGTGCCGGTCATCTATGGTGGCGCCGGCCACAAGCTCGGCGACGTGCCGCAGCTCAGGCTAGGCCCGGCGGGGCGCTCCGCCGGCAATGGTGAGGCCTTGGCCGACGCCGTGCGCGCGCTCGACATGTCGGGCGGCGTGAGCCCGTCACGACATGCTCCATAA
- a CDS encoding pilus assembly protein TadG-related protein yields MKRHQVGFPARGQALILGLAFLFLSAVVMFYAFNSGQAVTEKIRLTNAADAAAYSAATLEARALNYDAYVNRTMVANEIAIAQVVSFVSWAHYSATLVENAGALDDVAGSWIFNPGDYTELAQLMAVITGTAYLNAYTGGEGTETFLNYVDTLLPSLITAHDTAVRALSASQTVLHASLLLGISQRSLADEIVKKIDPAMAAEVVLTSYDFDRFTKAYGKSGSTGDERGRFAEVTTASRDRFTRERVWTLSGPTIWPLQKDVALKRRGGTDLVGYDEWRAMDTLEHHGQRLGCGKFGLDWCGDVQQSISWGAAQVNALGADQGHGYHGGSYAENSRTSKKRADPAMVDLTASGGAVFSGLPTSRDLADLAADGSQRTGITIRVTKPRSVTRTSGGASIIQPGGDLAQFGADAPGSVLAALSRAEVFFDRPVARSDGRQELASLYNPYWQVRLVAPTAGDKAYAAAWQKGLALP; encoded by the coding sequence ATGAAACGGCATCAAGTTGGATTCCCTGCCCGCGGCCAGGCGCTGATCCTGGGATTGGCTTTTCTGTTTCTCAGTGCCGTGGTGATGTTCTACGCATTCAACAGCGGGCAGGCGGTGACCGAAAAAATCCGCCTGACCAACGCCGCCGACGCCGCGGCCTACAGCGCGGCCACGCTGGAAGCGCGGGCGCTCAATTACGACGCCTATGTCAACCGCACCATGGTCGCCAACGAAATCGCCATCGCCCAGGTGGTGAGCTTCGTGTCCTGGGCCCATTATTCGGCGACCCTGGTGGAAAACGCCGGGGCGCTTGACGATGTCGCGGGCAGTTGGATATTCAACCCCGGCGACTACACGGAGCTGGCGCAGCTTATGGCCGTCATAACGGGTACGGCCTATCTGAATGCATACACCGGCGGGGAGGGCACCGAGACTTTCCTGAATTATGTGGACACCCTGCTGCCCTCGCTGATCACCGCGCACGATACGGCCGTGCGGGCCTTGAGTGCCTCCCAGACCGTCCTTCACGCCAGTCTGCTCCTGGGCATCAGCCAGCGCAGCCTGGCGGATGAGATCGTCAAGAAAATCGATCCCGCCATGGCCGCCGAAGTGGTGCTGACCAGCTACGACTTCGACCGCTTCACCAAGGCCTACGGGAAGAGCGGCAGCACCGGCGACGAACGGGGTCGCTTCGCCGAAGTGACGACCGCCTCGCGCGACCGCTTCACGCGGGAGCGCGTCTGGACCCTGAGCGGGCCCACGATCTGGCCGCTGCAGAAGGACGTGGCGCTCAAGCGCCGCGGCGGCACGGATCTGGTGGGGTACGACGAATGGCGTGCCATGGACACCCTCGAGCATCATGGGCAACGGCTCGGCTGCGGCAAGTTCGGCCTCGACTGGTGCGGTGACGTGCAGCAGTCCATCAGTTGGGGCGCGGCCCAGGTGAACGCCCTGGGTGCCGACCAGGGGCACGGCTATCACGGCGGCTCCTACGCGGAAAACAGCCGCACCAGCAAGAAGCGCGCGGACCCTGCCATGGTCGATTTGACTGCCTCGGGCGGCGCCGTCTTCAGCGGCCTGCCCACCTCGCGTGATCTCGCCGATCTCGCCGCCGACGGAAGCCAGCGTACCGGCATCACCATCCGCGTCACCAAGCCGCGCAGCGTCACCCGCACCTCCGGCGGCGCGTCCATCATCCAGCCCGGCGGCGACCTGGCGCAATTCGGCGCCGATGCGCCGGGCTCGGTGCTCGCGGCGCTCTCCCGCGCCGAAGTGTTCTTCGACCGGCCGGTGGCTCGCAGCGATGGTCGCCAGGAACTGGCCAGCCTGTACAACCCCTACTGGCAGGTGAGGCTGGTCGCCCCCACCGCCGGCGACAAGGCCTACGCCGCAGCGTGGCAGAAAGGACTGGCATTGCCATGA
- the lnt gene encoding apolipoprotein N-acyltransferase, with protein sequence MAGLRFAPHNLWPATLLGLAGLLALLARQRRPLGAAIVGGVFGLALFMPSLWWLFSGVDRSQEPVLALLGPLALIAGLSSLPAAVAALVGAARLPLSLRLTVLAPALWVSSEWLRHQGALAFPWLTVGYAQVPDGPLAGFAPLLGILGVSLATMVCAGWLAWAAVARQSRTRVAAVAVVVLVLVAGAAAGRIEWTTPSGKSVTAALLQGNAPMREKFSPEDTARALRTYGALAARSEAALVIMPETAFPLFEHQLPAGFQRFLEALAWARQGDMLVSYFRRRAEGTPYDYVSSTRSLGVSGNQVYDKQHLLPFGEFIPFARWLRPLYERMAKVRMLDTSPGAPHPGDLVLAGTRIALRMCYEDVFGNERREAVAQSQLLVTLVNDSWDGATAPMDQHLQISQARALEAGKPLLRAANTGWTVAIDHHGHVLDALPPQTVASLITRVEPRTGSTPYVLAGDALPMSLVALGLMVCALAETRARASARAGA encoded by the coding sequence ATGGCCGGCCTCCGTTTTGCGCCCCATAACCTGTGGCCGGCGACGCTGCTGGGGCTTGCGGGCCTGCTTGCCTTGCTCGCCCGCCAACGGCGCCCGTTGGGGGCGGCCATCGTGGGAGGGGTGTTCGGCCTGGCCCTGTTCATGCCCAGTCTGTGGTGGCTGTTTTCGGGGGTGGATCGCTCCCAGGAACCGGTGCTCGCCCTGCTCGGGCCGCTGGCGTTGATAGCGGGCCTTTCCTCGCTGCCGGCTGCGGTGGCGGCCCTGGTGGGTGCCGCCCGCCTGCCCTTGTCCCTGCGCCTCACCGTGCTCGCGCCCGCGCTGTGGGTGAGCAGCGAGTGGCTGCGCCATCAGGGAGCGCTTGCCTTCCCGTGGCTGACGGTGGGTTATGCGCAAGTGCCGGATGGGCCCCTCGCAGGCTTCGCGCCCCTGCTGGGCATCCTCGGGGTCAGCCTGGCGACGATGGTCTGCGCGGGCTGGCTCGCCTGGGCGGCGGTCGCGCGCCAAAGCCGCACACGCGTCGCGGCGGTGGCGGTGGTGGTACTGGTTTTGGTGGCTGGCGCGGCCGCCGGTCGCATCGAGTGGACGACACCAAGCGGGAAATCGGTGACGGCCGCCCTGCTGCAGGGCAACGCGCCGATGCGGGAAAAGTTCTCGCCGGAGGACACCGCGCGGGCCTTGCGCACCTATGGTGCACTCGCGGCGCGCAGCGAGGCGGCCCTGGTCATCATGCCCGAGACCGCCTTCCCGCTGTTCGAGCACCAGTTGCCGGCCGGGTTTCAGCGTTTCCTCGAAGCACTGGCCTGGGCACGGCAGGGCGACATGCTGGTGAGTTATTTTCGCCGCCGTGCCGAGGGCACGCCCTACGATTACGTGAGTTCCACCCGCAGCCTCGGCGTGTCGGGCAACCAGGTTTACGACAAGCAGCATCTGCTGCCCTTCGGCGAATTCATTCCCTTTGCCCGCTGGCTGCGCCCGCTCTACGAGCGCATGGCGAAGGTGCGCATGCTGGATACCAGTCCCGGCGCGCCGCACCCGGGTGACTTGGTTCTTGCGGGCACACGTATCGCGCTGCGCATGTGTTACGAGGATGTGTTCGGCAACGAGCGGCGGGAAGCGGTGGCCCAGTCCCAGTTGCTGGTAACGCTGGTGAACGATAGCTGGGACGGTGCGACCGCGCCCATGGATCAGCATCTCCAGATCTCGCAGGCGCGTGCGCTGGAGGCGGGCAAGCCCCTGTTGCGCGCAGCCAATACCGGCTGGACAGTGGCCATCGACCATCATGGCCACGTCCTGGACGCGCTGCCGCCCCAGACCGTGGCCAGCCTCATCACGCGCGTAGAACCGCGAACGGGCAGCACCCCCTATGTGCTGGCGGGTGATGCCTTGCCCATGTCGCTCGTGGCCCTGGGCCTGATGGTTTGTGCCCTGGCGGAAACGCGTGCCAGGGCATCTGCACGGGCCGGCGCATGA
- a CDS encoding Flp family type IVb pilin, with translation MRLSNNRQRGQGMTEYIIIVALIGVAAIATYQYFGNTVRDQTAAIAQEISGVDGSATKTASQTAAANAASEADTKHTLDNYTNNINK, from the coding sequence ATGCGACTTTCCAACAACCGGCAACGCGGTCAGGGCATGACCGAGTACATCATCATCGTGGCGCTGATCGGCGTGGCCGCGATCGCGACCTATCAGTACTTCGGCAACACCGTGCGCGACCAGACTGCGGCCATTGCCCAGGAGATCTCCGGCGTGGACGGCAGCGCGACCAAGACCGCCTCTCAGACGGCTGCTGCTAACGCTGCGAGCGAAGCCGACACCAAGCACACCCTGGACAATTACACCAACAACATCAACAAGTGA
- a CDS encoding LuxR C-terminal-related transcriptional regulator has translation MGLADAGSALQRAGAPSRFIDAAAFLALATALAEVRTVADLLFVTRHRLQAILPHGAFALVAAPAGSCDGAVRAVFGCSVPEDYLAALREQDGWRRSPAALSWLANDEPGFFQLEDHGHGADAEWLERFSRSGLRNMMACGVRHILPGQTISFNFFRLPGPPHLHQRQALKLALPHFHYAVLRILPEISQQGTGLAPLPGGGGAAGTLTPREREVLEWVRRGKTNAEIAAIRGVAYKTVKNQVQAILVKLRVNNRAQAVASAIERGLI, from the coding sequence ATGGGGCTGGCGGACGCGGGGAGCGCGCTGCAAAGGGCAGGCGCGCCGTCACGGTTCATCGATGCAGCGGCGTTTCTGGCGCTGGCCACGGCGCTGGCAGAGGTGCGGACGGTAGCGGATCTGCTTTTCGTCACTCGGCATCGGTTGCAGGCGATCCTGCCCCACGGCGCCTTCGCGCTGGTCGCGGCGCCCGCCGGCTCCTGCGACGGCGCGGTCCGGGCCGTGTTCGGTTGCAGTGTGCCGGAGGATTACCTGGCGGCGCTGCGGGAGCAGGATGGCTGGCGCCGGTCGCCGGCCGCTCTCAGCTGGCTGGCGAACGATGAGCCCGGCTTTTTCCAACTCGAAGACCACGGCCATGGCGCCGACGCCGAATGGCTGGAGCGCTTCAGCCGCAGCGGGTTGCGCAACATGATGGCCTGTGGGGTGCGCCACATCCTGCCGGGTCAGACCATCAGCTTCAACTTCTTTCGCCTGCCGGGCCCGCCCCATCTCCACCAGCGGCAGGCGCTCAAGCTCGCATTGCCACACTTCCATTACGCCGTGCTCAGAATCCTCCCGGAAATTTCCCAGCAGGGTACCGGGCTTGCGCCGCTGCCCGGTGGGGGCGGGGCAGCCGGCACGCTGACGCCCCGTGAGCGCGAGGTGCTGGAGTGGGTGCGCCGCGGCAAGACCAACGCCGAAATCGCCGCCATTCGGGGGGTGGCCTATAAGACCGTGAAAAATCAGGTGCAAGCCATCCTGGTCAAATTGCGCGTCAACAACCGCGCCCAGGCGGTGGCCAGCGCCATCGAACGCGGCCTGATCTGA
- the ppa gene encoding inorganic diphosphatase encodes MNLDKVTSGRDAPHDINVIVEIPQHGDPIKYEVDKETGAMFVDRFMSTAMHYPCNYGYIPHTLSEDGDPVDVLVVTPVPLITGVVVRCRPVGMLKMIDESGVDAKVIAVPVDKLCGLYRHIEKPEDFSPLLLAQIAHFFEHYKDLEPNKWVKVEGWVGAEEAKAEIMAGIRRYQEASPKPNF; translated from the coding sequence ATGAATCTCGACAAAGTGACTTCCGGCCGCGATGCTCCGCACGACATCAATGTCATCGTCGAAATCCCCCAGCACGGCGATCCCATCAAGTACGAAGTGGACAAGGAAACCGGGGCCATGTTCGTGGACCGCTTCATGTCCACCGCCATGCACTATCCCTGCAACTACGGCTACATCCCGCATACGTTGTCTGAAGACGGCGACCCGGTGGACGTGCTGGTGGTGACGCCGGTGCCGCTGATCACAGGCGTGGTCGTGCGCTGCCGACCGGTTGGTATGCTCAAGATGATCGACGAGTCCGGGGTGGATGCGAAGGTCATCGCCGTGCCGGTGGACAAGCTGTGTGGCCTGTACCGCCACATCGAAAAGCCGGAAGATTTCTCGCCCCTGCTGCTCGCGCAGATCGCCCACTTCTTCGAGCACTACAAGGATCTGGAGCCCAACAAGTGGGTGAAGGTGGAAGGCTGGGTCGGCGCGGAAGAGGCCAAGGCCGAGATCATGGCGGGCATACGGCGTTACCAGGAGGCGTCGCCCAAGCCGAATTTCTAG